The following proteins are co-located in the Malus sylvestris chromosome 13, drMalSylv7.2, whole genome shotgun sequence genome:
- the LOC126596158 gene encoding tobamovirus multiplication protein 3-like — protein MARGRGGGGGGGVGVVESAVIAYNLGEASSWWHNINASSIWQDRIFHALAILYGLVAVVALVQLIRIQLRVPEYGWTTQKVFHFLNFVVNGVRSAVFVFRRQVQNLHPEIVKHILLDMPSLAFFTTYALLVLFWAEIYYQARAVSTDGLRPSFLTINAVVYVIQIAMWLILWWKPIPVLFILSKMFFAGVSLFAALGFLLYGGRLFLMLQRFPVESKGRRKKLQEVGYVTTICFTCFLVRCVMMCFNAFDKAANLDVLNHPVLNFIYYLLVEILPSSLVLFILRKLPPKRGITQYHPIR, from the exons ATGGCGCGTGGCagaggcggcggcggcggcggcggcgtcGGGGTGGTGGAGTCGGCGGTGATAGCTTACAACCTGGGAGAGGCATCGAGTTGGTGGCACAACATCAATGCCTCCTCTATTTGGCAAGACCGCATATTTCATGCCCTCGCTATTCTCTACGGTCTCGTCGCCGTCGTTGCCCTG GTTCAATTGATTCGGATACAATTGAGAGTGCCGGAGTACGGTTGGACCACACAGAAAGTCTTCCACTTTCTTAATTTCGTTGTCAATGGAG TTCGATCAGCTGTGTTTGTTTTCCGCCGGCAAGTGCAGAATCTGCATCCGGAG ATTGTCAAACATATCTTGCTTGATATGCCGAGTCTTGCTTTCTTCACAACCTATGCACTCTTGGTTCTGTTCTGGGCCGAAATTTACTATCAG GCACGTGCTGTTTCTACAGATGGACTGAGGCCAAGCTTCTTGACTATCAATGCTGTGGTTTATGTGATTCAG ATTGCTATGTGGCTGATATTGTGGTGGAAGCCTATCCCAGTTCTCTTCATCTTATCTAAGATGTTCTTTGCAG GTGTGTCCTTATTCGCAGCGCTTGGGTTTCTTCTATATGGTGGAAG ACTCTTCTTGATGTTGCAGAGATTTCCTGTAGAATCAAAGGGACGACGTAAGAAGCTGCAGGAG GTTGGTTATGTGACAACCATATGTTTTACATGTTTCCTTGTCAGATGTGTAATG ATGTGCTTCAATGCATTCGATAAAGCTGCAAACCTTGATGTTTTGAATCACCCGGTTCTAAACTTCATATATTACCTG TTGGTGGAGATATTGCCTTCTTCTTTGGTCCTTTTCATTTTGAGGAAGTTGCCTCCAAAGCGTGGGATCACACAATATCATCCCATTCGCTGA
- the LOC126596154 gene encoding uncharacterized protein LOC126596154 isoform X3, with the protein MDYERIQKPQVGGGGFSPGKLRSMLLGVEKKRKENEDTESAFTLRSQPPDFDDQAGGGASDNCKDVDVVSVHPKCSTTNAADSLGPEMGSDQRLKDSTLVNSRIRSQEDPSLDYGSGCDAMSVSASMFEFQKAERAPQRVPLAPFSKPAPSKWDDAQKWIASPTWNRPKMGQVQMQGGQGVGLQKVGSFGYGSGQSSCSTKVVVEVPDQKVDIFEEPDTKRIDTSQPKTANGGQKCVSWEPDPYPIADSYGKSVLMVESSVGESAINLSQHDSSTAFHGTTIFIPPPSTARSMSMRDMGTEMTPIASQEPSRTGTPVGATTPIRSPNNSSPSTPSRAAPTSSPIDQNTNKELSEKELQLKTRREIMVLGTQLGKMNIAAWASKEEDKDASASQKTVLEEQPGTSVIETRAAAWEESEKAKYMARDTLIFMLHFQIVE; encoded by the exons ATGGATTACGAAAGGATCCAAAAGCCTCAG GTGGGCGGTGGGGGATTTTCCCCAGGGAAGCTGAGGAGTATGCTACTGGGAgtagagaagaagaggaaggagaatGAAGATACTGAATCTGCATTCACTCTGAGATCTCAGCCTCCTGACTTTGACGATCAAGCTG GGGGTGGTGCATCTGATAACTGCAAAGATGTGGATGTTGTGAGTGTTCATCCCAAATGCTCGACTACGAATGCTGCTGACTCATTAGGCCCGGAGATGGGTAGCGACCAGCGATTGAAGGATAGCACATTAGTCAATTCAAGAATTAGGAGCCAAGAAGACCCTTCTTTAGATTATGGTAGTGGGTGCGATGCTATGAGTGTGTCCGCCTCCATGTTTGAGTTTCAGAAGGCAGAGCGTGCCCCACAAAGGGTGCCTCTTGCCCCGTTCTCCAAACCAGCGCCGTCCAAATGGGATGATGCGCAGAAGTGGATAGCGAGCCCAACTTGGAACCGGCCAAAGATGGGACAGGTTCAAATGCAGGGTGGGCAAGGGGTTGGGTTGCAAAAGGTGGGTAGCTTTGGTTATGGGAGTGGACAATCGAGCTGTAGCACAAAGGTGGTTGTTGAAGTTCCAGATCAAAAAGTAGATATTTTTGAAGAACCTGATACGAAAAGAATTGACACAAGCCAACCTAAGACGGCAAATGGGGGGCAGAAGTGTGTAAGTTGGGAGCCTGATCcataccccattgccgattcatATGGCAAATCGGTGCTCATGGTTGAGAGTTCTGTCGGAGAGTCGGCAA TCAATCTTAGCCAGCATGATTCTTCTACAGCCTTTCATGGGACAACAATATTTATTCCTCCTCCTTCAACAGCAAGGTCGATGTCAATGAGAGACATGGGGACAGAGATGACACCTATAGCTAGTCAGGAACCCTCCAGGACTGGAACTCCCGTGGGGGCAACAACACCAATTCGCAGTCCTAATAATTCAAGTCCATCAACTCCTAGCAGAGCTGCACCCACTTCATCTCCGATTGACCAAAATACTAACAAGGAGTTGTCTGAAAAGGAGTTACAATTGAAAACTAGGAGAGAGATAATGGTTCTTGGGACGCAGCTGGGTAAGATGAACATCGCTGCTTGGGCTAGCAAAGAGGAGGATAAGGATGCATCCGCGTCACAGAAAACTGTACTGGAAGAACAGCCGGGTACAAGTGTTATTGAGACACGTGCAGCAGCATGGGAGGAATCTGAGAAAGCCAAGTATATGGCTAG GGACACATTGATATTTATGCTGCATTTTCAAATTGTGGAGTGA
- the LOC126596154 gene encoding uncharacterized protein LOC126596154 isoform X1, with amino-acid sequence MDYERIQKPQVGGGGFSPGKLRSMLLGVEKKRKENEDTESAFTLRSQPPDFDDQAGGGASDNCKDVDVVSVHPKCSTTNAADSLGPEMGSDQRLKDSTLVNSRIRSQEDPSLDYGSGCDAMSVSASMFEFQKAERAPQRVPLAPFSKPAPSKWDDAQKWIASPTWNRPKMGQVQMQGGQGVGLQKVGSFGYGSGQSSCSTKVVVEVPDQKVDIFEEPDTKRIDTSQPKTANGGQKCVSWEPDPYPIADSYGKSVLMVESSVGESAINLSQHDSSTAFHGTTIFIPPPSTARSMSMRDMGTEMTPIASQEPSRTGTPVGATTPIRSPNNSSPSTPSRAAPTSSPIDQNTNKELSEKELQLKTRREIMVLGTQLGKMNIAAWASKEEDKDASASQKTVLEEQPGTSVIETRAAAWEESEKAKYMARFNREEMKIQAWENHQKAKTEAEMRKIEVEVERIRGRAHGKLMNKLAAARHKAQEKRAAAEAKRNRQAAKAEHQAEYIRKTGRIPSSFWCWGWCC; translated from the exons ATGGATTACGAAAGGATCCAAAAGCCTCAG GTGGGCGGTGGGGGATTTTCCCCAGGGAAGCTGAGGAGTATGCTACTGGGAgtagagaagaagaggaaggagaatGAAGATACTGAATCTGCATTCACTCTGAGATCTCAGCCTCCTGACTTTGACGATCAAGCTG GGGGTGGTGCATCTGATAACTGCAAAGATGTGGATGTTGTGAGTGTTCATCCCAAATGCTCGACTACGAATGCTGCTGACTCATTAGGCCCGGAGATGGGTAGCGACCAGCGATTGAAGGATAGCACATTAGTCAATTCAAGAATTAGGAGCCAAGAAGACCCTTCTTTAGATTATGGTAGTGGGTGCGATGCTATGAGTGTGTCCGCCTCCATGTTTGAGTTTCAGAAGGCAGAGCGTGCCCCACAAAGGGTGCCTCTTGCCCCGTTCTCCAAACCAGCGCCGTCCAAATGGGATGATGCGCAGAAGTGGATAGCGAGCCCAACTTGGAACCGGCCAAAGATGGGACAGGTTCAAATGCAGGGTGGGCAAGGGGTTGGGTTGCAAAAGGTGGGTAGCTTTGGTTATGGGAGTGGACAATCGAGCTGTAGCACAAAGGTGGTTGTTGAAGTTCCAGATCAAAAAGTAGATATTTTTGAAGAACCTGATACGAAAAGAATTGACACAAGCCAACCTAAGACGGCAAATGGGGGGCAGAAGTGTGTAAGTTGGGAGCCTGATCcataccccattgccgattcatATGGCAAATCGGTGCTCATGGTTGAGAGTTCTGTCGGAGAGTCGGCAA TCAATCTTAGCCAGCATGATTCTTCTACAGCCTTTCATGGGACAACAATATTTATTCCTCCTCCTTCAACAGCAAGGTCGATGTCAATGAGAGACATGGGGACAGAGATGACACCTATAGCTAGTCAGGAACCCTCCAGGACTGGAACTCCCGTGGGGGCAACAACACCAATTCGCAGTCCTAATAATTCAAGTCCATCAACTCCTAGCAGAGCTGCACCCACTTCATCTCCGATTGACCAAAATACTAACAAGGAGTTGTCTGAAAAGGAGTTACAATTGAAAACTAGGAGAGAGATAATGGTTCTTGGGACGCAGCTGGGTAAGATGAACATCGCTGCTTGGGCTAGCAAAGAGGAGGATAAGGATGCATCCGCGTCACAGAAAACTGTACTGGAAGAACAGCCGGGTACAAGTGTTATTGAGACACGTGCAGCAGCATGGGAGGAATCTGAGAAAGCCAAGTATATGGCTAG GTTCAATCGTGAAGAGATGAAAATTCAAGCTTGGGAAAACCATCAGAAAGCGAAAACAGAAGCTGAGATGAGGAAAATCGAG GTCGAGGTTGAAAGGATAAGAGGACGCGCTCATGGTAAGCTTATGAATAAGTTAGCAGCTGCAAGACATAAAGCTCAAGAAAAGCGAGCTGCGGCAGAGGCCAAGAGAAACCGGCAAGCAGCAAAAGCAGAGCATCAAGCAGAGTACATTCGCAAAACCGGTCGCATCCCGTCCTCGTTTTGGTGTTGGGGTTGGTGCTGTTGA
- the LOC126596154 gene encoding uncharacterized protein LOC126596154 isoform X2 — protein sequence MLLGVEKKRKENEDTESAFTLRSQPPDFDDQAGGGASDNCKDVDVVSVHPKCSTTNAADSLGPEMGSDQRLKDSTLVNSRIRSQEDPSLDYGSGCDAMSVSASMFEFQKAERAPQRVPLAPFSKPAPSKWDDAQKWIASPTWNRPKMGQVQMQGGQGVGLQKVGSFGYGSGQSSCSTKVVVEVPDQKVDIFEEPDTKRIDTSQPKTANGGQKCVSWEPDPYPIADSYGKSVLMVESSVGESAINLSQHDSSTAFHGTTIFIPPPSTARSMSMRDMGTEMTPIASQEPSRTGTPVGATTPIRSPNNSSPSTPSRAAPTSSPIDQNTNKELSEKELQLKTRREIMVLGTQLGKMNIAAWASKEEDKDASASQKTVLEEQPGTSVIETRAAAWEESEKAKYMARFNREEMKIQAWENHQKAKTEAEMRKIEVEVERIRGRAHGKLMNKLAAARHKAQEKRAAAEAKRNRQAAKAEHQAEYIRKTGRIPSSFWCWGWCC from the exons ATGCTACTGGGAgtagagaagaagaggaaggagaatGAAGATACTGAATCTGCATTCACTCTGAGATCTCAGCCTCCTGACTTTGACGATCAAGCTG GGGGTGGTGCATCTGATAACTGCAAAGATGTGGATGTTGTGAGTGTTCATCCCAAATGCTCGACTACGAATGCTGCTGACTCATTAGGCCCGGAGATGGGTAGCGACCAGCGATTGAAGGATAGCACATTAGTCAATTCAAGAATTAGGAGCCAAGAAGACCCTTCTTTAGATTATGGTAGTGGGTGCGATGCTATGAGTGTGTCCGCCTCCATGTTTGAGTTTCAGAAGGCAGAGCGTGCCCCACAAAGGGTGCCTCTTGCCCCGTTCTCCAAACCAGCGCCGTCCAAATGGGATGATGCGCAGAAGTGGATAGCGAGCCCAACTTGGAACCGGCCAAAGATGGGACAGGTTCAAATGCAGGGTGGGCAAGGGGTTGGGTTGCAAAAGGTGGGTAGCTTTGGTTATGGGAGTGGACAATCGAGCTGTAGCACAAAGGTGGTTGTTGAAGTTCCAGATCAAAAAGTAGATATTTTTGAAGAACCTGATACGAAAAGAATTGACACAAGCCAACCTAAGACGGCAAATGGGGGGCAGAAGTGTGTAAGTTGGGAGCCTGATCcataccccattgccgattcatATGGCAAATCGGTGCTCATGGTTGAGAGTTCTGTCGGAGAGTCGGCAA TCAATCTTAGCCAGCATGATTCTTCTACAGCCTTTCATGGGACAACAATATTTATTCCTCCTCCTTCAACAGCAAGGTCGATGTCAATGAGAGACATGGGGACAGAGATGACACCTATAGCTAGTCAGGAACCCTCCAGGACTGGAACTCCCGTGGGGGCAACAACACCAATTCGCAGTCCTAATAATTCAAGTCCATCAACTCCTAGCAGAGCTGCACCCACTTCATCTCCGATTGACCAAAATACTAACAAGGAGTTGTCTGAAAAGGAGTTACAATTGAAAACTAGGAGAGAGATAATGGTTCTTGGGACGCAGCTGGGTAAGATGAACATCGCTGCTTGGGCTAGCAAAGAGGAGGATAAGGATGCATCCGCGTCACAGAAAACTGTACTGGAAGAACAGCCGGGTACAAGTGTTATTGAGACACGTGCAGCAGCATGGGAGGAATCTGAGAAAGCCAAGTATATGGCTAG GTTCAATCGTGAAGAGATGAAAATTCAAGCTTGGGAAAACCATCAGAAAGCGAAAACAGAAGCTGAGATGAGGAAAATCGAG GTCGAGGTTGAAAGGATAAGAGGACGCGCTCATGGTAAGCTTATGAATAAGTTAGCAGCTGCAAGACATAAAGCTCAAGAAAAGCGAGCTGCGGCAGAGGCCAAGAGAAACCGGCAAGCAGCAAAAGCAGAGCATCAAGCAGAGTACATTCGCAAAACCGGTCGCATCCCGTCCTCGTTTTGGTGTTGGGGTTGGTGCTGTTGA
- the LOC126596728 gene encoding zinc finger CCCH domain-containing protein 17-like, whose amino-acid sequence MVVGAHPQPQPQQQLQQKPPQQPETSAEEEALKRNTDCVYFLASPLTCKKGSECEYRHSEYARVNPRDCWYWLNGSCLNLKCAFRHPPLDGLLGSPAANSAGPSLPLSHPGVTPTTPATHAAYNPSKQAVPCIFFQKGQCLKGEKCAFSHGPNPMASSKFLQTPAAPHGTEPSRLKKAFGGLQKCIQELKVPKASVAKSVGVPPEAKPAPKILTAPIRNGVSIERNVQSTKALDDEALRYKATSVPPVINGGSTSRANHLPQVHVSDYHGFQNVKDVDEHLRESSPGFDVLVDDELGDSDYYHGEDRFGRTRGHEGRNLNSVNEYDLDRPVDYTSMADVDRERFCDPRGYDPYDRMQGQYAWDQHRASSERQLVGPARLERRGYRKSESPENIDELDLRHRLSKHRRVNGLRSIVSHDYAVDGHVEERNNRPLRDSQQLPPHEGSRSSRLHGRIKLPGGSSPVNGSDLHQEREVDRARSQGRLSPRRPQISSHQGRLRDRIKGRVEEDYDNERRNFGAPLVRREIMDDRGDDFSRPKRLPDLKVVKDAENKEQSYLGKRKSVMDNNNQAVGDLSFEGPKPLSEILKRKREAEAAAASGSRKSSAHDKRGNNQRESRESNQGNSQTAVTETNNSLPPAAKEEPKFAMADAVGTEDEKVDVAPGQSSEGHEVGEVEAEEGMIYEENEIEGDDQREGEYDYEQGDEGDYNYEEGENAEGEEEYLEEDEDGDDFAKKIGVMFS is encoded by the exons ATGGTAGTCGGCGCACATCCACAGCCGCAACCACAGCAGCAGCTACAACAGAAACCGCCGCAGCAACCGGAGACTTCAGCTGAAGAGGAGGCCTTGAAGAGGAACACGGATTGCGTCTACTTTCTCGCGTCGCCTCTCACATGCAAAAAG GGAAGTGAATGTGAATATAGACACAGTGAATACGCTCGTGTCAACCCCAGGGATTGCTGGTACTGGTTGAATGGCAGTTGCTTGAATTTGAAATGCGCGTTTCGGCACCCA CCTCTTGATGGATTGTTAGGAAGCCCAGCTGCAAATTCTGCTGGACCTTCTTTGCCTCTATCACATCCTGGGGTTACGCCTACAACACCTGCAACTCATGCTGCTTATAACCCGAGTAAACAAGCAGTCCCCTGTATTTTCTTCCAAAAGGGGCAATGTTTAAAGGGTGAAAAATGTGCCTTTTCGCACGGACCAAATCCTATGGCTAGTAGTAAATTTCTGCAGACACCAGCTGCTCCCCATGGTACGGAGCCTTCACGTCTTAAGAAGGCTTTTGGTGGCCTTCAAAAGTGCATTCAAGAGTTGAAGGTTCCCAAGGCAAGTGTTGCAAAGTCTGTTGGAGTGCCTCCTGAAGCTAAACCTGCTCCAAAAATTCTGACTGCACCAATTAGAAATGGAGTTAGCATTGAGAGGAATGTGCAGTCAACAAAAGCATTGGATGATGAGGCTCTCAGATACAAGGCAACAAGTGTTCCCCCTGTTATCAATGGAGGCTCAACAAGTCGGGCCAATCATTTACCCCAGGTTCATGTTTCAGACTATCATGGTTTTCAAAATGTGAAGGATGTTGATGAGCATTTGAGGGAGTCTTCCCCTGGATTTGATGTTCTTGTAGATGATGAGCTCGGAGATTCTGATTACTACCACGGTGAAGATCGGTTCGGAAGAACAAGAGGTCATGAGGGAAGGAACTTGAATTCTGTGAACGAATATGATTTGGACCGTCCTGTTGATTACACTTCAATGGCTGATGTCGATCGAGAAAGGTTTTGTGACCCACGAGGCTATGACCCTTATGATCGCATGCAAGGGCAATACGCATGGGACCAGCACAGGGCTTCATCTGAGAGACAGTTAGTGGGTCCTGCTCGTCTTGAGAGGAGGGGTTATCGCAAATCTGAGAGTCcggagaacattgatgagttagATCTGCGACATCGTTTATCTAAGCATAGGAGGGTAAACGGTCTGAGATCCATCGTCAGCCATGACTATGCAGTAGATGGTCATGTTGAGGAGCGGAACAACCGTCCTCTTAGGGATTCACAGCAGTTGCCCCCACATGAGGGCTCCCGAAGTAGTCGTCTTCATGGTAGAATAAAGCTTCCAGGCGGGTCTTCTCCAGTCAATGGTAGTGACTTGCATCAAGAAAGGGAAGTTGACAGAGCTAGGAGTCAAGGTAGATTGTCACCCAGGAGGCCTCAGATATCCTCCCACCAAGGAAGGCTTCGAGACAGAATTAAAGGAAGGGTGGAAGAGGACTACGATAATGAGAGGAGAAATTTTGGTGCTCCTCTTGTTAGGAGAGAGATAATGGATGACCGAGGTGATGACTTTTCTCGTCCAAAGCGTCTTCCAGATCTGAAAGTTGTGAAAGATGCAGAAAATAAGGAGCAATCTTACCTTGGAAAACGGAAAAGTGTGATGGATAATAATAATCAAGCAGTAGGAGATCTTTCATTTGAAGGGCCAAAGCCTCTCAGTGAAATtctgaagaggaagagagaagctGAAGCAGCAGCAGCTTCTGGGAGCAGGAAATCTTCTGCCCACGATAAACGAGGCAATAATCAGAGAGAAAGCAGGGAGAGCAATCAAGGCAACTCCCAGACTGCAGTTACAGAGACGAATAACAGTCTGCCCCCTGCAGCGAAGGAAGAGCCCAAGTTTGCAATGGCTGATGCAGTTGGAACTGAAGATGAAAAAGTTGATGTGGCTCCTGGTCAGTCTTCAGAAGGACATGAAGTTGGAGAGGTCGAGGCTGAAGAGGGGATGATTTATGAGGAAAATGAAATCGAAGGTGATGATCAGAGGGAAGGAGAGTATGATTACGAGCAGGGGGATGAGGGTGACTATAATTATGAAGAAGGTGAAAATGCAGAGGGCGAAGAGGAATAcctggaagaagatgaagacggGGATGACTTTGCTAAGAAGATCGGTGTCATGTTTTCGTGA
- the LOC126597810 gene encoding putative pentatricopeptide repeat-containing protein At2g02150 has product MELTEAAALVFFSSLFFFISFFSEMLLFLRNLFRTGCRASSSASSRVSPLSSIPQYPSNCRFINLSSLTSSSSHATSLIACPFVWFTGFLCIFRFPFVTKSQPSSFPESLNTDSLSRIVQHDYWDDPRIVNLFDSALAPIWVSRFLVELKGDPKLALKLFKWAKTQIGFRHTTESYCILVHILFFARMYVDAHEVLRELVLLSRALPGCDVFDVLWWTRNVCRVGFGVFDALFGVLVEVGMLEEASECFLRMKKFRVLPKVRSCNALLHRLSKPGKGNLSRKFFKDMLGAGINPSVFTYNIMIGYMCKEGDLDTASCLFAQMKRMGLTPDVVTYNSLIDGYGKVGLLDDSVCIFEEMKDADCEPDTITFNSLINCCCKFDRMPQALNFLREMNNNGLKPNVITYSTLIDAFCKEGMMQEAVKIFMDMKRVGLLPNEFTYTSLIDANCKAGNLSEALKLKSEMLQAGISWNIVTYTALLDGLCEDGRMDEAEEVFREVQKSGIIPNQQICTALLHGYIKAKKIENAMEIWNEIKGKGFKPDLLLYGTIIWGLCSQNKLEESELVLKEMKGYGLTANHFIYTTLMDAYYKAGKTEAALNLVQEMRDNGVELTVVTYCALIDGLCKKGLFQEATSHFRTMPDLGLQPNVAVFTALIDGLCKNNCIEAAKELFNEMIDKGLIPDKAAYTTLMDGNLKHGNLEEALSIQNRMREIGMELDLYAYTSLIWGHSEFGQVKQAKMLLDEMIGKGILPDEILCISLLRKYYKLGNLDEAIELQIEMVNRGLISGTCDHVIPNAGT; this is encoded by the coding sequence ATGGAGCTCACTGAAGCCGCCGCTCTCGTTTTCTTctcctctttatttttcttcatctccttcttCTCAGAGATGCTGCTGTTTCTTCGCAATCTCTTCCGAACGGGTTGCAGAGCCTCCTCCTCCGCATCGTCTCGAGTAAGCCCTCTCTCTTCGATTCCTCAGTACCCATCTAATTGCCGTTTTATCAATTTATCTTCTTTAACTTCATCATCATCGCATGCTACTTCTCTTATAGCTTGCCCATTTGTTTGGTTCACCGGTTTCTTATGCATTTTTCGCTTCCCGTTTGTCACCAAATCCCAACCCAGTTCGTTCCCCGAAAGTTTAAATACTGATTCTTTGAGTAGAATTGTTCAACACGATTACTGGGATGATCCCAGAATTGTAAACTTGTTTGATTCGGCATTGGCGCCGATTTGGGTGTCCAGGTTTTTGGTGGAACTGAAGGGTGATCCCAAGTTGGCGTTGAAATTGTTCAAGTGGGCAAAAACCCAAATTGGGTTTCGCCACACTACTGAGTCTTATTGTATTTTGGTTCACATACTGTTTTTTGCTAGAATGTATGTCGATGCCCATGAAGTTCTTAGAGAGTTGGTCTTGTTGAGCCGGGCATTGCCAGGTTGTGATGTGTTTGATGTGTTGTGGTGGACGAGGAATGTTTGTCGTGTGGGATTTGGAGTGTTCGATGCATTGTTTGGTGTTTTGGTTGAGGTTGGAATGCTTGAGGAAGCAAGTGAATGCTTCTTGAGGATGAAGAAGTTTAGAGTTTTGCCAAAAGTGCGGTCTTGTAATGCGCTTTTGCATAGGTTATCAAAGCCGGGGAAGGGCAATTTGTCAAGGAAGTTTTTTAAGGATATGCTTGGGGCTGGGATTAATCCATCAGTTTTCACATACAATATAATGATTGGTtatatgtgcaaagaaggcgATTTGGATACTGCTAGTTGCTTATTTGCACAAATGAAACGGATGGGCCTCACACCTGATGTTGTGACATATAATTCTCTCATTGATGGATATGGGAAGGTTGGACTATTAGATGATTCGGTTTGCATATTTGAAGAAATGAAGGATGCAGATTGTGAACCTGACACAATAACCTTCAATTCTTTGATTAATTGTTGTTGTAAATTTGATAGAATGCCCCAAGCTTTGAATTTTCTCCGTGAGATGAATAATAATGGGTTGAAGCCAAATGTGATAACTTATAGCACTTTAATTGATGCCTTCTGCAAGGAAGGGATGATGCAAGAGGCAGTCAAGATTTTTATGGACATGAAACGAGTTGGTCTTTTACCTAATGAGTTCACCTATACTTCATTGATTGATGCGAATTGTAAAGCTGGGAATTTGAGTGAAGCACTGAAGCTGAAAAGTGAGATGTTACAGGCAGGGATTAGCTGGAACATTGTAACCTATACAGCTCTACTTGACGGGCTATGTGAAGACGGGAGGATGGACGAAGCAGAAGAAGTCTTTAGGGAAGTGCAGAAATCTGGAATAATTCCTAACCAGCAAATATGTACTGCCCTTCTTCATGGATATATTAAAGCTAAGAAGATAGAAAATGCTATGGAAATTTGGAATGAAATTAAGGGGAAAGGCTTTAAACCAGATTTGTTACTCTACGGAACCATCATTTGGGGTCTTTGCTCCCAAAATAAGCTTGAAGAGTCTGAGCTTGTGCTCAAGGAAATGAAGGGTTATGGATTAACTgcaaatcatttcatttacaCAACACTTATGGATGCTTATTACAAAGCCGGAAAAACCGAGGCGGCGCTTAATCTTGTACAAGAAATGCGAGACAATGGTGTTGAGCTCACTGTTGTAACATATTGTGCATTAATTGATGGTTTGTGCAAAAAGGGATTGTTCCAAGAGGCAACCAGTCATTTTAGGACAATGCCCGACCTTGGTTTGCAACCCAATGTAGCAGTTTTTACAGCCTTAATTGATGGTCTTTGTAAAAATAATTGCATTGAAGCAGCTAAGGAGCTCTTTAACGAAATGATAGATAAGGGTTTGATTCCGGATAAAGCTGCTTACACCACTCTAATGGATGGAAACTTAAAGCATGGAAATCTTGAAGAAGCCTTGAGCATTCAAAATAGGATGAGAGAAATTGGTATGGAACTTGATCTGTATGCATATACTTCCTTGATTTGGGGGCATTCTGAGTTTGGCCAGGTGAAACAAGCAAAAATGTTGCTTGATGAGATGATTGGGAAAGGTATCCTTCCTGACGAGATTCTCTGCATTAGTCTGCTAAGAAAGTACTATAAGCTAGGGAATCTGGATGAAGCCATCGAGTTGCAGATTGAAATGGTAAACAGGGGTCTAATATCTGGAACTTGTGATCATGTGATTCCTAATGCAGGAACTTGA